From Medicago truncatula cultivar Jemalong A17 chromosome 7, MtrunA17r5.0-ANR, whole genome shotgun sequence, a single genomic window includes:
- the LOC11411303 gene encoding ervatamin-B, with amino-acid sequence MDKTKYRRALIKILIIIGIGILSQQGIQNQENDPSLSLSERFEYWKTKYGVVYKDVAEQKKHFQIFKHNVAYIDYFNAAGNKPYKLAINRFVDKPIEDSDDGFERTTTTTPTTTFKYENVTDIPATVDWRKRGAVTPIKNQGKCGSCWAFSAVAAIEGIQKITSGNLVSLSEQQLVDCDRSGRTKGCDNGNMINAFKFILENGGIATEANYPYKRVVKGTCKKVSHKVQIKSYEEVPSNSEDSLLKAVANQPVSVGIDMRGMFKFYSSGIFTGECGTKPNHALTIVGYGTSKDGIKYWLVKNSWSKRWGEKGYIRIKRDIDAKEGLCGIAMKPSYPIINNIE; translated from the exons ATGGACAAAACCAAGTATCGTCGTGCTCTAATcaaaatactaataataattggAATTGGAATATTGTCCCAACAAGGCATCCAAAACCAAGAGAATGATCCATCGTTATCATTATCCGAAAGATTCGAGTactggaagacaaaatatggaGTTGTCTACAAGGATGTTGCAGAACAGAAAAAACACTTTCAAATATTCAAACACAATGTGGCCTACATTGATTACTTCAATGCTGCAGGGAACAAACCCTACAAACTTGCCATTAATAGATTTGTGGATAAACCCATCGAGGATTCCGATGACGGGTTCGAAAGGACTActacaacaacaccaacaacaacatttaAGTATGAAAATGTCACTGATATTCCTGCCACCGTAGACTGGAGGAAACGTGGAGCAGTTACTCCAATCAAGAATCAAGGAAAATGTG GTAGTTGCTGGGCATTTTCTGCTGTGGCTGCGATAGAAGGTATCCAAAAAATAACTAGTGGAAATTTAGTTTCCCTTTCAGAGCAGCAACTTGTGGATTGTGATAGAAGTGGTCGGACTAAAGGATGTGATAACGGTAATATGATTAATgcttttaaattcattttagaaaatggtGGAATTGCGACAGAAGCAAATTATCCATACAAGCGAGTTGTTAAAGGAACTTGTAAAAAGGTAAGTCACAAAGTTCAAATTAAGAGCTATGAAGAAGTCCCTAGTAATAGTGAAGATTCACTACTTAAAGCTGTGGCCAATCAACCGGTTTCGGTTGGTATTGATATGAGAGGCATGTTCAAGTTTTACTCAAGTGGGATTTTTACAGGAGAATGTGGAACTAAGCCAAACCATGCTTTAACCATAGTTGGTTATGGTACATCAAAAGATGGTATCAAATATTGGTTAGTGAAAAACTCATGGAGTAAAAGATGGGGAGAGAAGGGTTATATAAGGATTAAGCGAGATATAGATGCAAAGGAAGGCCTATGTGGCATTGCAATGAAACCTTCTTACCCAATTATCAACAACATCGAATAA